In the genome of Pan troglodytes isolate AG18354 chromosome 15, NHGRI_mPanTro3-v2.0_pri, whole genome shotgun sequence, one region contains:
- the TGM1 gene encoding protein-glutamine gamma-glutamyltransferase K isoform X2, giving the protein MMDGPRSDVGRWGGNPLQPPTTPSPEPEPEPDGRSRRGGGGRSFWARCCGCCSCRNAADDDWGPEPSDSRGRGSSSGTRRPGSRGSDSRRPVSRGSGVNAAGDGTIREGMLVVNGVDLLSSRSDQNRREHHTDEYEYDELIVRRGQPFHMLLLLSRTYESSDRITLELLIGNNPEVGKGTHVIIPVGKGGSGGWKAQVVKASGQNLNLRVHTSPNAIIGKFQFTVRTQSDAGEFQLPFDPRNEIYILFNPWCPEDIVYVDHEDWRQEYVLNESGRIYYGTEAQIGERTWNYGQFDHGVLDACLYILDRRGMPYGGRGDPVSVSRVISAMVNSLDDNGVLIGNWSGDYSRGTNPSAWVGSVEILLSYLRTGYSVPYGQCWVFAGVTTTVLRCLGLATRTVTNFNSAHDTDTSLTMDIYFDENMKPLEHLNHDSVWNFHVWNDCWMKRPDLPSGFDGWQVVDATPQETSSGIFCCGPCSVESIKNGLVYMKYDTPFIFAEVNSDKVYWQRQDDGSFKIVYVEEKAIGTLIVTKAISSNMREDITYLYKHPEGSDAERKAVETAAAHGSKPNVYANRGSAEDVAMQVEAQDAVMGQDLMVSVMLTNHSSSRRTVKLHLYLSVTFYTGVSGTIFKETKKEVELAPGASDRVTMPVAYKEYRPHLVDQGAMLLNVSGHVKESGQVLAKQHTFRLRTPDLSLTLLGAAVVGQECEVQIVFKNPLPVTLTNVVFRLEGSGLQRPKILNVGDIGGNETVTLRQSFVPVRPGPRQLIASLDSPQLSQVHGVIQVDVAPAPGDGGFFSDAGGDSHLGETIPMASRGGA; this is encoded by the exons ATGATGGATGGGCCACGTTCCGATGTGGGCCGTTGGGGTGGCAACCCCTTGCAGCCCCCTACCACGCCGTctccagagccagagccagagccagacgGACGCTCtcgcagaggaggaggaggccgtTCCTTCTGGGCTcgctgctgtggctgctgttcATGCCGAAATGCGGCAGATGACGACTGGGGACCTGAACCCTCTGACTCCAGGGGTCGAGGGTCCAGCTCTGGCACTCGAAGACCTGGCTCCCGGGGCTCAGACTCCCGCCGGCCTGTATCCCGGGGCAGCGGTGTCAATGCAGCTGGAGATGGCACCATCCGAG AGGGCATGCTAGTAGTGAACGGTGTGGACTTGCTGAGCTCGCGCTCGGACCAGAACCGCCGAGAGCACCACACAGACGAGTATGAGTACGACGAGCTGATAGTGCGCCGCGGGCAGCCTTTCCATATGCTCCTCCTCCTGTCCCGGACCTATGAATCCTCTGATCGCATCACCCTTGAGTTACTCATCG GAAACAACCCCGAGGTGGGCAAGGGCACGCACGTGATCATCCCAGTGGGCAAGGGGGGCAGTGGAGGCTGGAaagcccaggtggtcaaggccAGTGGGCAGAATCTGAACCTGCGGGTCCACACTTCCCCCAACGCCATCATCGGCAAGTTTCAGTTCACAGTCCGCACACAATCAGACGCTGGGGAGTTCCAGTTGCCCTTTGACCCCCGCAATGAGATCTACATCCTCTTCAACCCCTGGTGCCCAG aggacaTTGTGTACGTGGACCATGAGGATTGGCGGCAGGAGTATGTTCTTAATGAGTCTGGGAGAATTTACTATGGGACCGAAGCACAGATTGGTGAGCGGACCTGGAACTACGGCCAG TTTGACCACGGGGTGCTGGATGCCTGCTTATACATCCTGGACCGGCGGGGGATGCCATATGGAGGCCGTGGAGACCCAGTCAGTGTCTCCCGGGTCATCTCTGCCATG GTGAACTCCCTGGATGACAATGGAGTCCTGATTGGGAACTGGTCTGGTGATTACTCCCGAGGCACCAACCCATCAGCGTGGGTGGGCAGCGTGGAGATCCTGCTTAGCTACCTACGCACGGGATATTCCGTCCCCTATGGCCAGTGCTGGGTCTTTGCTGGCGTGACCACCACAG TGCTGCGCTGCCTGGGTCTGGCCACCCGTACTGTCACCAACTTCAACTCCGCCCACGACACAGACACATCCCTTACCATGGACATCTACTTCGACGAGAACATGAAGCCCCTGGAGCACCTGAACCATGATTCTGTCTG GAACTTCCATGTGTGGAACGACTGCTGGATGAAGAGGCCGGATCTGCCCTCGGGCTTTGATGGGTGGCAGGTGGTGGATGCCACGCCCCAAGAGACTAGCAGTG GCATCTTCTGCTGCGGCCCCTGCTCTGTGGAGTCCATCAAGAATGGCCTGGTCTACATGAAGTACGACACGCCTTTCATTTTTGCTGAG gtGAATAGTGACAAGGTGTACTGGCAGCGGCAGGACGATGGCAGCTTCAAGATTGTTTATGTGGAGGAGAAGGCCATCGGCACACTCATTGTCACAAAGGCCATCAGCTCCAACATGCGGGAGGACATCACCTACCTCTATAAGCACCCAGAAG GCTCAGACGCAGAGCGGAAGGCAGTCGAGACAGCAGCAGCCCACGGCAGCAAACCCAATGTGTATGCCAACCGGGGCTCAGCGGAGGATGTGGCCATGCAGGTGGAGGCACAGGACGCGGTGATGGGGCAGGATCTGATGGTCTCTGTGATGCTGACCAATCACAGCAGCAGCCGCCGCACAGTGAAACTGCACCTCTACCTCTCAGTCACCTTCTATACTGGTGTCAGTGGTACCATCTTCAAGGAGACCAAGAAGGAAGTGGAGCTGGCACCAGGGGCCT CGGACCGTGTGACCATGCCAGTGGCCTACAAGGAATACCGGCCCCATCTTGTGGACCAGGGGGCCATGCTGCTCAATGTCTCAGGCCACGTCAAGGAGAGCGGGCAGGTGCTGGCCAAGCAGCACACCTTCCGTCTGCGCACCCCAGACCTCTCCCTCACG TTACTGGGAGCAGCAGTGGTTGGCCAGGAGTGTGAAGTACAGATTGTCTTCAAGAACCCCCTTCCCGTCACCCTCACCAATGTCGTCTTCCGGCTCGAAGGCTCTGGGTTACAGAGGCCCAAGATCCTCAACGTTGG
- the TGM1 gene encoding protein-glutamine gamma-glutamyltransferase K isoform X1: MPSLAGISLVPGAITAVAPTKAQPKPPDLTPAPSLASSPHFPPRGLASSLRPLQQFGHSLPHKSLTRPVPAASSLWVLSHPSCPVPSQPQDSVLQLPTLLPGMMDGPRSDVGRWGGNPLQPPTTPSPEPEPEPDGRSRRGGGGRSFWARCCGCCSCRNAADDDWGPEPSDSRGRGSSSGTRRPGSRGSDSRRPVSRGSGVNAAGDGTIREGMLVVNGVDLLSSRSDQNRREHHTDEYEYDELIVRRGQPFHMLLLLSRTYESSDRITLELLIGNNPEVGKGTHVIIPVGKGGSGGWKAQVVKASGQNLNLRVHTSPNAIIGKFQFTVRTQSDAGEFQLPFDPRNEIYILFNPWCPEDIVYVDHEDWRQEYVLNESGRIYYGTEAQIGERTWNYGQFDHGVLDACLYILDRRGMPYGGRGDPVSVSRVISAMVNSLDDNGVLIGNWSGDYSRGTNPSAWVGSVEILLSYLRTGYSVPYGQCWVFAGVTTTVLRCLGLATRTVTNFNSAHDTDTSLTMDIYFDENMKPLEHLNHDSVWNFHVWNDCWMKRPDLPSGFDGWQVVDATPQETSSGIFCCGPCSVESIKNGLVYMKYDTPFIFAEVNSDKVYWQRQDDGSFKIVYVEEKAIGTLIVTKAISSNMREDITYLYKHPEGSDAERKAVETAAAHGSKPNVYANRGSAEDVAMQVEAQDAVMGQDLMVSVMLTNHSSSRRTVKLHLYLSVTFYTGVSGTIFKETKKEVELAPGASDRVTMPVAYKEYRPHLVDQGAMLLNVSGHVKESGQVLAKQHTFRLRTPDLSLTLLGAAVVGQECEVQIVFKNPLPVTLTNVVFRLEGSGLQRPKILNVGDIGGNETVTLRQSFVPVRPGPRQLIASLDSPQLSQVHGVIQVDVAPAPGDGGFFSDAGGDSHLGETIPMASRGGA, encoded by the exons ATGCCCAGTCTGGCAGGAATCAGCCTGGTGCCAGGGGCCATCACAGCGGTGGCTCCCACCAAAGCCCAGCCTAAGCCCCCAGACCTCACCCCTGCTCCCTCCCTAGCATCTTCTCCCCATTTCCCGCCCAGAGGCCTGGCCTCTTCTCTCCGCCCCCTACAGCAGTTTGGCCACTCCCTCCCACATAAGTCACTTACCAGGCCTGTCCCTGCGGCATCCAGTCTGTGGGTCCTGTCCCATCCATCCTGTCCTGTTCCATCTCAGCCCCAGGACTCAGTACTGCAGTTGCCAACACTGCTGCCAG GCATGATGGATGGGCCACGTTCCGATGTGGGCCGTTGGGGTGGCAACCCCTTGCAGCCCCCTACCACGCCGTctccagagccagagccagagccagacgGACGCTCtcgcagaggaggaggaggccgtTCCTTCTGGGCTcgctgctgtggctgctgttcATGCCGAAATGCGGCAGATGACGACTGGGGACCTGAACCCTCTGACTCCAGGGGTCGAGGGTCCAGCTCTGGCACTCGAAGACCTGGCTCCCGGGGCTCAGACTCCCGCCGGCCTGTATCCCGGGGCAGCGGTGTCAATGCAGCTGGAGATGGCACCATCCGAG AGGGCATGCTAGTAGTGAACGGTGTGGACTTGCTGAGCTCGCGCTCGGACCAGAACCGCCGAGAGCACCACACAGACGAGTATGAGTACGACGAGCTGATAGTGCGCCGCGGGCAGCCTTTCCATATGCTCCTCCTCCTGTCCCGGACCTATGAATCCTCTGATCGCATCACCCTTGAGTTACTCATCG GAAACAACCCCGAGGTGGGCAAGGGCACGCACGTGATCATCCCAGTGGGCAAGGGGGGCAGTGGAGGCTGGAaagcccaggtggtcaaggccAGTGGGCAGAATCTGAACCTGCGGGTCCACACTTCCCCCAACGCCATCATCGGCAAGTTTCAGTTCACAGTCCGCACACAATCAGACGCTGGGGAGTTCCAGTTGCCCTTTGACCCCCGCAATGAGATCTACATCCTCTTCAACCCCTGGTGCCCAG aggacaTTGTGTACGTGGACCATGAGGATTGGCGGCAGGAGTATGTTCTTAATGAGTCTGGGAGAATTTACTATGGGACCGAAGCACAGATTGGTGAGCGGACCTGGAACTACGGCCAG TTTGACCACGGGGTGCTGGATGCCTGCTTATACATCCTGGACCGGCGGGGGATGCCATATGGAGGCCGTGGAGACCCAGTCAGTGTCTCCCGGGTCATCTCTGCCATG GTGAACTCCCTGGATGACAATGGAGTCCTGATTGGGAACTGGTCTGGTGATTACTCCCGAGGCACCAACCCATCAGCGTGGGTGGGCAGCGTGGAGATCCTGCTTAGCTACCTACGCACGGGATATTCCGTCCCCTATGGCCAGTGCTGGGTCTTTGCTGGCGTGACCACCACAG TGCTGCGCTGCCTGGGTCTGGCCACCCGTACTGTCACCAACTTCAACTCCGCCCACGACACAGACACATCCCTTACCATGGACATCTACTTCGACGAGAACATGAAGCCCCTGGAGCACCTGAACCATGATTCTGTCTG GAACTTCCATGTGTGGAACGACTGCTGGATGAAGAGGCCGGATCTGCCCTCGGGCTTTGATGGGTGGCAGGTGGTGGATGCCACGCCCCAAGAGACTAGCAGTG GCATCTTCTGCTGCGGCCCCTGCTCTGTGGAGTCCATCAAGAATGGCCTGGTCTACATGAAGTACGACACGCCTTTCATTTTTGCTGAG gtGAATAGTGACAAGGTGTACTGGCAGCGGCAGGACGATGGCAGCTTCAAGATTGTTTATGTGGAGGAGAAGGCCATCGGCACACTCATTGTCACAAAGGCCATCAGCTCCAACATGCGGGAGGACATCACCTACCTCTATAAGCACCCAGAAG GCTCAGACGCAGAGCGGAAGGCAGTCGAGACAGCAGCAGCCCACGGCAGCAAACCCAATGTGTATGCCAACCGGGGCTCAGCGGAGGATGTGGCCATGCAGGTGGAGGCACAGGACGCGGTGATGGGGCAGGATCTGATGGTCTCTGTGATGCTGACCAATCACAGCAGCAGCCGCCGCACAGTGAAACTGCACCTCTACCTCTCAGTCACCTTCTATACTGGTGTCAGTGGTACCATCTTCAAGGAGACCAAGAAGGAAGTGGAGCTGGCACCAGGGGCCT CGGACCGTGTGACCATGCCAGTGGCCTACAAGGAATACCGGCCCCATCTTGTGGACCAGGGGGCCATGCTGCTCAATGTCTCAGGCCACGTCAAGGAGAGCGGGCAGGTGCTGGCCAAGCAGCACACCTTCCGTCTGCGCACCCCAGACCTCTCCCTCACG TTACTGGGAGCAGCAGTGGTTGGCCAGGAGTGTGAAGTACAGATTGTCTTCAAGAACCCCCTTCCCGTCACCCTCACCAATGTCGTCTTCCGGCTCGAAGGCTCTGGGTTACAGAGGCCCAAGATCCTCAACGTTGG
- the RABGGTA gene encoding geranylgeranyl transferase type-2 subunit alpha, producing the protein MHGRLKVKTSEEQAEAKRLEREQKLKLYQSATQAVFQKRQAGELDESVLELTSQILGANPDFATLWNCRREVLQQLETQKSPEELAALVKAELGFLESCLRVNPKSYGTWHHRCWLLGRLPEPNWTRELELCARFLEVDERNFHCWDYRRFVATQAAVPPAEELAFTDSLITRNFSNYSSWHYRSCLLPQLHPQPDSGPQGRLPEDVLLKELELVQNAFFTDPNDQSAWFYHRWLLGRADPQDALRCLHVSRDEACLTVSFSRPLLVGSRTEILLLMVDDSPLIVEWRTPDGRNRPSHVWLCDLPAASLNDQLPQHTFRVIWTAGDVQKECVLLKGRQEGWCRDSTTDEQLFRCELSVEKSTVLQSELESCKELQELEPENKWCLLTIILLMRALDPLLYEKETLQYFQTLKAVDPMRAAYLDDLRSKFLLENSVLKMEYAEVRVLHLAHKDLTVLCHLEQLLLVTHLDLSHNRLRTLPPALAALRCLEVLQASDNAIESLDGVTNLPRLQELLLCNNRLQQPAVLQPLASCPRLVLLNLQGNPLCQAVGILEQLAELLPSVSSVLT; encoded by the exons ATG CACGGACGCCTGAAGGTGAAGACGTCAGAAGAGCAGGCGGAGGCCAAAAGGCTAGAGCGAGAGCAGAAGCTGAAGCTATACCAGTCAGCCACCCAGGCCGTATTCCAGAAG CGCCAGGCTGGTGAGCTGGATGAGTCCGTGCTGGAACTGACAAGCCAGATTCTGGGAGCCAACCCTGATTTTGCCACCCTCTGGAACTGCCGACGAGAGGTGCTCCAGCAGCTGGAGACTCAGAA GTCTCCTGAAGAGTTGGCTGCTCTGGTGAAGGCAGAACTGGGCTTCCTGGAGAGCTGCCTGCGGGTGAACCCCAAGTCTTATGGTACCTGGCACCACCGATGCTGGCTGCTAGGCCGCCTGCCTGAGCCCAACTGGACCCGAGAGCTGGAGCTCTGTGCCCGTTTCCTGGAGGTGGATGAGCGGAACT TTCACTGCTGGGACTATCGGCGGTTTGTGGCCACACAGGCAGCCGTGCCCCCTGCAGAAGAGCTAGCCTTCACTGACAGCCTCATCACCCGAAACTTCTCCAACTACTCTTCCTGGCATTACCGCTCCTGTCTCTTGCCCCAGCTGCACCCCCAGCCGGATTCTGGACCACAGGGGCGCCTCCCTGAGGATGTGCTGCTCAAAG AGCTGGAGCTGGTGCAGAATGCCTTCTTCACTGACCCCAATGACCAGAGTGCCTGGTTTTATCACCGTTGGCTCCTAGGCCGAG CTGACCCCCAGGATGCACTGCGCTGCCTACATGTGAGCCGGGACGAGGCCTGTCTGACTGTCTCCTTCTCTCGGCCCCTCTTA GTGGGCTCCAGGACGGAGATCTTGCTGCTCATGGTTGATGATTCTCCCCTGATTGTGGAGTGGAGGACCCCAGATGGCAGGAACCGGCCCAGCCATGTCTGG CTCTGTGACCTGCCTGCTGCCTCCCTCAACGACCAGTTGCCCCAACATACATTTCGCGTCATTTGGACAGCAGGCGATGTCCAGAAAGAATGCGTGCTTTTAAAAG GCCGCCAGGAGGGCTGGTGCCGGGACTCCACGACGGACGAGCAGCTATTCAG GTGTGAGCTGTCAGTGGAGAAGTCCACAGTGCTGCAGTCTGAGCTGGAATCCTGTAAGGAGCTGCAGGAGCTGGAGCCTGAGAATAAAT GGTGCCTGCTTACCATCATCCTGCTGATGCGGGCACTGGACCCCCTGCTGTATGAGAAGGAGACCCTGCAGTACTTCCAGACCCTCAAG GCCGTGGACCCCATGCGGGCAGCGTATCTGGATGACCTGCGCAGCAAGTTCTTGCTGGAGAATAGCGTGCTCAAGATGGAGTATGCTGAGGTGCGTGTGCTGCACCTGGCTCACAAG GATCTGACAGTGCTCTGCCATCTGGAACAGCTGCTCTTGGTCACCCATCTTGACTTGTCACACAATCGTCTCCGAACCCTGCCACCTGCACTGGCTGCCCTGCGCTGCCTTGAG gtgCTGCAGGCCAGTGATAATGCCATAGAGTCCCTGGACGGCGTCACCAACCTACCCCGGCTGCAGGAGCTGCTACTGTGCAACAACC GCCTCCAGCAACCTGCAGTGCTCCAGCCTCTTGCCTCCTGCCCCAGGCTGGTCCTCCTCAACCTGCAGGGTAACCCGCTGTGCCAAGCGGTGGGCATCTTGGAGCAACTGGCTGAACTGCTGCCTTCAGTTAGCAGTGTCCTCACCTAA